The Candidatus Bathyarchaeia archaeon genomic interval TGACGAGAACAGAAGAGAAATTGACAGGATAATCCACAGCATTGTCCATGTGAAATATAAGGATTGTCCGGCTGCGTGGAAAGAAGTTAAAAAGCAACTAGCAGAAAACGAAGAAGACTTTCTTTTGAAATTGAAAGAAGCATGGAATAAGCAAGCGCAAGCGTAACTGTTTACTTCTTAGCTTTCGGTTTCATCTCTTTCATAGGAACCCCGCAACAAATCAAATCGCAAGCAGCACATCCACACGCCTTGTCAACAACCACAACAAGCCCACATTCTTCACATTTATATTGCGAACCTTTCTTCGCCATTCACTCTCACCTCCAATCACTATTTTACAGCCTAATTCTTCTATATTGATTATGCAAAAATAAAACTATCTAATGCTTAACACCTAACACTTGCATTGAAAAATCTTATAAGAAAAAAATGAAACATAAACTCTAAAACTGGCATGTTCGCTCAATCATGGAGTGATTCACATGGTAAAACTGAACAAGGTTGATGAACTCGTCATTGAAACGTTAAAAAATTCTGATAAGCCTTTGACACTCGCGGAAATCGCCCAGAAAACTGGAGAGTCTGAGAAGAAAGTTTTCAAGGCTTTGCGTAAGTTGTTTGAGAATGAAATGGTTGATTGTCAGAATCGCCAGTACAAACTGGCAAATTGCTAGTTAATTTTTTAGCATTTATTCAGCGTTTCCGGTAATCACGTTTAATGTATGATTCAGTTAGTGTGTTTAGTTTGTTTTGGTGAGTTGCAAAGTGTTGATTATTAAATCGCAATATTTAAGTTATTAAATATTCACAAATAAAACTAATCAAACGAGTTGTGCATTTAATTGAGAATCCTTAGAAAAAAGAAACCTGGCTACGCATTGGGAATAACGCTTTGTCTAATAGGATTAGTTCTCATTTCCATAACCATCTGGGAAGCTTGGCCTAACATTTCCGCTCAAAATCCACTCCAAAGTTTCTGGACAGCTATTTGGACGCAAAAGCTTGATTTCATTCTAGCCGTCGAATTCAAACTTGCATATTTAATAATCCTAGGAGCCGCGCTAATCTCTACAGGCTTCATAGTATTAATTTTAAGTCGACAATGGCTAACTATTTATAGCGGCACCATACTATTTCAATGTCCCTTCTGCAAAAAACGCTGGAGAGCCCTACGAGACAAAGGACTAGTACACTGCCCACATTGCAACCAACTAATTCATCCCACAATGGTTGAATAAACTGTGGCGCGGGGTGCGGGATTTGAATAAGTGGATTTTTCGCGTGTTATATTAAAGTTTTACGGAAAGCGTTTCTAAGCGTTGTTGTCTAGGCTGAGGGGCTTAAGGAAAACTGTTTTGGGGATTAACAGAACACAATCTTCCACGACTTAAGACTGGCAGGCAGGATTTTCTGAATAGAAAAAACGTTCCAAAAAGCAAAAACAGCGAAACAGTGAGAGTATAAGTATATAATTTCTTACATACTACGCTCGGGGAGGGAGCCCAAAACCACATTTAAATAGAAAATAACCGAACCACACGTAAAACAATACAGAGTGAAGAAAATATAGGAAGCGAAAGTTTTGCATTAACGCAAGCTAAAGACTATTAGGAGACGAGAAGAGTTTTCGTTGGGCTTTTTGTCCCGGGGCAAATTTTTAATAGTCTAAGATGCGGGAGTGTTGTTGCTGTTTTGGGTTTTCTTTGATATTGCTATTCTGATTTGTGTGAGTTTTCGTTCTAGTTCTTTTTTCTTTTTGGCCTTTTCCATTAGGGTTATGAACTGGTGGGTTTGTCCTCGGTCTTCCCAGCTTTCCATAAGCTCCGGCACAATATCCCACATGTTATGCAAATCACCAAAGTCTAACCCCAATTCACACACTAAGCTCATCAGCTCATCGTAACATCCAATCTTTTTGAGCGCTGTCTTAAGGCGCTCAACTTCATCAAAGAGCTTGGCATACTCACGCTTTAGAGCCTCATAGTCAGCAGCCTCATGGGCAGGTGGCTGCGTGCCCTCCAATTCAGCTAAACGCTTCCGCAATAAGTCATTAACCTCTTCACTTATGGACCTGCTAAACTTTTCCGCCAATACATGCTTAAGCCTAGCGTACACTTGACCGTCAACATGAAAACAATGCGGTTCCGCATCAACATACTTTTTCGGACGAGGCATACGCGTTTCCCATTAGAAAAATAGAAAACTCAAACACCCCCTCCCCTCCACACTAGTAATAATAATATACTATTATAGAGAATAAGCCTCACATATTTATACTCTCATTGCGTTCTCACTTTGGCAAATTTTCTGGTTTTCCTGTTAGAAAACCGCCCACCCGCCCAGAAACCCATGAACGGGCATGTTCTGTTAATTCACGTTAACAGACAACGCCAGAAAAATAAATATTAGAAAATTTTCAAAAACTTCAAGCCGCGCTTTATATAGAGCCTTTCCACGTCAAGTCTGTCAAGGGCTAACCACATTAAATCAAAGCCAACCTTTTCCAGTTATCGATTAAACGTTACTAACAGAATATCTAAAAAAGAATTTCTGGATATATTATTGCTTATTTTTTGGTTGTTTTTCGTTTTATTGCTGTGAAGGCCATTGTTAGGATTGCTGCTAGCATTATGTATGGTATAATTGGTTCTTTGTTTGCTTTAATGTTTATTGGAATTGAGTATCCTCCAACTGGGATTGCAGCAACTGTTATGCGTGCTGTGTCTGATTGGGCTGTGTTGCCTTTATCATCTGTGACCTTAAGATAAATGTAGTAGATTCCACTTGTAGTTGGCGTGAAGGCCCATGCGCTTGAAGTGGCCCCTGAAACTGGATTACCATTAAGATACCATTGGTAGGCGTATGGTGTGTATCCGCCCGAAACTGTTGATGTGAAGGTTACCAATTGGCCTACGAGGATTGAGGCTGAAGGCGGACTTATGGAAACTGAAAGTGGCGGCGGAGGCGGCAAGTATGTGAATACTGCTTTTAGTGTGTGATTGTTATCCATTAGGACATAGTAGGGGTTCGCTGAGCCGACATTTATTGTGTCGAGTTCCCAGTGGTCGAAAACATAGTTTGTGTCTGGGATTGCTGTAACTTGAACTGAAGAATTAGCCAGATAAATGTATGTTCCTGGCGTTGGACTTGTTGTTCCACCCGTAGTGGTTGAAATGGTCAAAGAATATGTTGTTGGAGGAGGTTGTCCCATTATGGCGAATAGGCTTAGGTGATATATTTTTGCCCAAACATAGCCTGCATAACCAGGAATGTCTGAAGGTGTAACCACGCCTGTATCATTTTCAAGTATCCAGCTTGTTCCATTCCAGTAGAACATGCGCAATGTTGACTGGTCAACATACGCTGATATCACTTCCTGGTTCGTGTAGTAGATGCGGATTTCTATTGGAAAAGTTATGCTCTCAGGGGGTAAATCTGTTTCAACAGTTACACATTTGACACAGTGAACTTCTATGCCCATTTCAATTGTTCCTTCAAGGTTGATGTCATAGCTGTTTATGGTAATGTTTCCTGGAGATGTCGTGTTAATTAATACCATAGTGTCGGTAGATGAGGTATCATCAACAATGTTTTCGCCGGAATTTAATGAAATCGGAGGAATATACTCTTTCCACTGAACATAAAAGTAATTACTTCCATAAGAGCCTATTACTGTGTTGTAATACCATCCTTGAACCCATTCACGTTCAAACCTTCTTCCAATTGGTTGAAAGAGGGTTACTGCTGGGCAATCTTCAAAATAAAGTCTCTGTAGTTCGTAGTAAATCTCCTTACGTAGCATTTCATTCGTTTCAGCCACCCCAAGATCCACAAGCTCGTCAATTGTTTCATTCATGTAATTTTGCATCGCAGGAAAAACTCTACCGCTTCTCATGAAACCATAAGCAAAATCATGCGGATCAGCAAAATCGGCAAGCCAGCCCATAATAAATATTGGTGCCTCATGTCTATTGATCAGATAATTATATATATTCCAAGTTACACCTTGTATTTGGACATGAAACTTTGGATTAAGCGCTTCAACATTTTCTTTAAGAATCTCACATTCTCTTAAGCGAATAATGCTTTCTACGTTATAAAGAATAGTGACGTTAAAGCCGTTAGCCCACACTTGTCCGTTCCACGCTTCTTGGAAATACTCAGCAGCCTTCGTTAAATTGAATGTGTATTTTTCTTGCGCGGGATTATGGTAAAGCAAACCCGGTATTATAGGCGTCGCTGGTTGACGAGAGTCTCCAAGCAAAACATCATTTATTAACTTTGTGTAATTAAAGGAGTAGGCGAAACCCCTTCTAACGTTTATATCATTGAAGAAATCTGGCGGAATTCCATTTTCACTAAATGTTCCCGGTGGCAATCCTCCTGGAACGCCGAGGTATTCGCTTGATGTTGAAATGTTAAAGGTAAAGAACATAGCTTCGCACACCAACTCAGGTAATGGATATACGCAGCGAACACCAGGTTGTCCCAAAACTTCGCTCCAAGAAGTTCGTGGAACATCAACACTGTCAAGTTCCCCTGAAAGAAACAGATCCCTTCTCGTCGCCCAGTCTGATATCCCGCGAACAGTGACTCTCTGGAGAAAACCATTTGCGCCAGGAGCAGGCCAACCGCCCCAATAATCATCGAATTTAACCAGAGAGTAATTGACTCCACGCTGATAATAATCAAGCATGAAAGGACCAGTTCCACACATTGCATCAATGTGTGGTCCCGGTGGCTCAGTATTCATCATATTTATCTGAGAGTTTTCTGGTTTGTTATATAGCGTCCAATTGTTCCATGTTCCCGGCCACTCGCCATGCGCAATGCACCAGTCCTTGTTGACAATAAATCCGAAAACTGACAAGACTTGCAAGAATGGCCCATAGGGTCTGGATAGATGGAAAGTAACGGTTGTGTCGGTTCTGGTGATTGCACCATCCAGTAAAGACGCATTAACGATGATGTTTCCATACTCATCTCTACTTCCGGCTAAACCAAACAACGCATCGTAGAGAAAAGCAGACGGCCAGTTGATGTCCATCACAAGTATGCGTTCAAAAGAATATTCAACGTCCTCTACTGTAAGTGTATCATTATTATGAAACTTTACTCCTTGCCTTATCTCAAATGTATAATTAAGACCGTCAGCACTCATATTCCAAGAGGTGGCAAGCCGCGGAACGAAACTGTTAATGCGCTCTCTATCATAGAATATCAAAGGTTCATAAACATTCAAAGCCAACTCAAAATCATTACTACTCCATAAAAGTGCAGGGTCAATGTTTCCAGGCAAATTACTACGCGCAATTATCATATGATCTGGATTCGGCACTGTTTCCGAATTAACCATTGGAATCAACCCAAACAGCAGCAAAACGGATGTCACAATGACAAACAATTTTTCTTTACTCATCATTCTCCCTTCTCTCGTAATAGCTTTTCTAAAAAATAAAAATTTAACATTTGTGGAAGTAACTTCTATAAAAAGGAAAATCAAAATAAAAATTATTCAGACTTTTTGTTATGTTCTTTTAGTGTCTCCTAACAGAACTAATGGCATTCAAAGTTTAAAACTTACTTCGAGACCTCCAGCACTTGCTGATATGTGTTTGCTCGCGTATTTTCCTGAGTGTCTTACATAATCCAGATAGTCCGGCGCATGGTCCACGTTATCTGCGATCACAACACTTCCTTTGTGGAGTTTATCCTCGATTAACCGTAGATAATCCAGATATTGCCGTTTCTCAGCATCTATGAAAACAAGATCAAACTTTCCCCTTAACTTCGGAATTATCTCAAGAGCGTCGCCGACCAAAACTTTAACCTTCGGCGGTATTTCCGCCTTTTTTATGTTATCTTTTGCAATTTCTGCTGCATGAGGATCAATCTCTATGGTGATCAGTTGGGCATCGCTTCCCAATTCTTTTCCCATGAGAATCGCTGAATAACCAATAAAAGTTCCAATTTCCAAAACATGTTTAGGTTTAATCTCGCGAATAATTTCAACTAAAATTCGACCTCTATCAGGCCCGACAATGGGTAAAAACTTACCTTTTTTAATTTTGCTCTCAATTTCGCTCAAAACCTTCTCCACTTTGCCCATCTGTTCTTATCCAACCTACAGGCTGCGCCAATACTGTGGTCGTGCCAAAATAAAAACTCATCGAGAACATCAAAATGTTAAAGCGTAGAATCATATTCTATTAGTCATCGTTAACAGAAAACCTAACCCTTGATGGTGTTTGTTGCCGCTGTCTTTTACGAAAATTTTTAGCTTTCCTTCGTTTTACCTATTTCATTCTGCAGGTTTTTCTCATGTAGTTAATAGGGTTGTTTTTCCGTAGTATGTGGGGGTTGTTTTGATGTTTTTGAAGCCTGTTTTGGACATGAGGTTTTCGATGTATTCTTTTTTGTAGTGGATTATGTTTGTTTTTAGTTTCATGGGGAGGTTCATTAGGGCTACAGCCAAGTAGAATGGTGTTGAAGTTATTGCTTGGAGCGGTTTCTGTTTTATAAGCAGCTTGTAGTCGCTTACTCCTTTTGTGTAGGCGACCGTTTGCACGTATACGAGGCTTAGCCTACCGCCCTTCTTTAAAACCCTTTTTACCTCTGAAACCAGCCTTTGCACGGAATAGGGTGGTATATAGCTGATGAAATTAACTGCGGAAATTCCATCTAAACTTTCATCCTTGAAAGGCAGTTTATCCACAAACCTATAAAGGTGAATTTTGGCGGAATACGCCGCTTTTTGCCTTTTCATTTTTGCGTAAGCCACTTTCAACGCTGAAAAGGAATAGTCTAACCCATATACGATTGCGCCCTTTGATATGAGCAGTTGTATTAGGTTGCCTGTTCCACACCCCAAATCAAGGTATACGCTATTCTTTTTGGGAGACAAGCTTTCAGCAACCTTCTCCATCATCTCCATATATGAGGGGAGAATGCGCATCCTATCATAGAAAAAGGGATTGTGGAGGAAAGCTCCATTTGTTATGCTAAAAACTTTCTCCTAAATTGTTTGGGCTCTCGCATAATTGATGGCATTATGTTGTTCTAGATAATTGTGTGTCCTCCGTATATGTAAAGTCAAAATGGAAAAATTTATAAAATGTTATCATATAAAAAAATTTATGCGCCAACAACGGAACTTACTAATAACAGATGACTTATTGATATTGGTAGGATCGATTATATTATGCGTATATGGTTTTGATGTGCCAAAAAATATGAAACTTATAGTTGACGGAAACGATCCATATTTTACTCCTCGAATATTTAATGACGCAAACATGATTAAGCTTATGAACCTAATTTGGATAGCAGGAATTATTGGTATAATAGGGTCCGTCTTAAGTTTGTCATATAAGTTAATTACTAAAAGAGAACAAGGAAAGGAGCTCTATATATTTAAGTTGGTTAAGGAGTTTAGTATCCTAGGTGTTTTCTTGTTGTTGCTAGTTTTAATTCAAGCCTGCTTTTTTAACTTTATTTTCATGACAGCATCTCAAAAGGAGTTGTTTGGCATTTGGTTCGGAGAATCTTTTCTGAAGCTCTTTTTAGGAGCATGCTTGATTTCCGCTGGAATTTTGTTATCGTCACTTAAGCCTATATCATGGCGTATGGGAGGAAAAAAAGAAGATGCAAAACATCAAGCTTGTTGAATCAAAAACTCTCAAGTTTTCAGTAATCTTCTGCGCGGTAATATTGATTCTTTCGGCTTTTTCTTTGGATATTTCACTTGTTCTCAATTTTTCTGAAGATGAAAGTAGCATTTTAAGGAAAGCAGAGTATTCTCCCTACGGAAGAAATAAATACTTTGCTATAGCGCTAGGGATTGACGTTACATGGTTAAATTTAGTTTTTATATTCGCCCTGGCATCATTAATATTAGGAGGTATGCTTTTTTTGAATCGGTTCCTCGTCGAGGTTGACGAAGCCTATCTAGAAAGGGAAGCGAAAGTCATTAGGAATATAGCAAGGTTTTTTGGAATAATATCAATGTTAGGAGTGATATTGTTCATAGCAGAAATTTTAAAGTTCAATATGCATGCCTCAAACGTGCCAACGCAACTGAGCGTGTCCCCTGATATAGGCTGGTATACATGTCTCATAGCAAGCATTCTTTTCTTTGTCGTAGCGAAAAAAACTCCAGTTAAGAGGGCTAAAAGTACTGAATCGTTAACACTCAATAAAGATAAGAAACTAGAAGAAAAATAAGAATCTAGACTCTTCGCGTTTCCAGTTTACACCGCTATTTACTTATCCTCTATCCTTCTCCATGAGTGCCTTTTTTGTTTGTCCATATCTTCTTAAGAGTGGGCGGAAGGAACTTCTGCTAGTAAAGTGATCGCTGAAGCATGCATTTCTGCATATCTCACAGAGTCTATGGAAATGCCTTGCGAATGACTTAAGCTACATGAAGGAAATTAAAAATAAAAGTTCAGGTCAACCTTCGTTTGTTTTCTGTTAGTCGCTGTTAATGGAATAGATCGGATATTAATTGCTTTTTATGTTAGGTTCTTAATGCGTGTGTTATGTCGCTTCTTGTTAGGATTCCAAGCAGTGTTTCCTTGTTTTCCTTGCTGACGACCAGTAGTCTTCCAATGTTGTGTTTGTTCATTTTTTCGAAGGCTTCTGCTACTGATTCTTCTGGAAAAGTTGTGACTAATTTTTTTGTGCAGATTTCCCCGAGAGATGTTTTGTTTCTTCTTTCTTTTGGAACTTTCATTACGTCTTGCAATGTAACTATTCCTAAGAGTTTGCCGGACTCGCTTACTATTGGGAAGCCTATGTGATGGTGCTCTGCTACTTTGTCAAAGAATTCATTTATTGTCATTGTAGGCGTTAGCGTGATGACGTTTTTGGTCATAATTTGTTCTACTTTCATTTCATTTAGTATGCTGATTTCGGTTGGTGTTGGCTTTGTGTGGAACTCTGCGGCTGTGGGTATTGTTATGCCTTCTTTTTCCATGTTTCTGCTTTCTTGCAATGCGTGGTTTCTTTTTTGAGTTGATATGTTGATTAAGTGTGCTAGTGTGTCTGGTTCTGTGGCTATTTCTTTGGTTGTTAAGATTTCCTTTTCAACTGCTAGGTTAAGTAAGTCTTCGCCTTTTTTGGTTCTGACTATTATTATTGACCAGTCTTTTAGTGGGGGTGCTCCGCCAACGCTTATGTCTGCAAGTTCAGATGTGAAGTCTGTACATGTTCTGCAGCGGTTCATGATGTGAGGTTTGACTTTTGCTATAGGAATTCGGAATATGTGATTTCCCGTTGTCACCACATAATTGTCTCCTTCCAAGTCAACATTCTTAATTTCGTTAGCTGCAACGTTATGTTCTTGCAGAAGATATTCTAACAGTCGGCCAATTGAGAAAGTCCATAGGCAAAAAAGCCCTATTGTTATTTCCAAGCTGTCGATAAATTTATGTTGCCAAGCCTCAAGTTTTCGAAGGGCGAGGACATGGCACGGGATTCCAACGAAGGCTATGTGAACTTTTCCATGTTCAAAGACTGCGCGACCAAAGGCTTCTGCAACTGCGCTGGGCATGATTTTTGAGTCTACAGCGGAAAGGGCGTCGTCTGGCACGAGGCTTATTTGAGGCTTAACTTTTATTGGTAAGCTTGGAGAAACCTTTGAAACAATGGCGCTGTCGATTATTTTTTGATTGATGGCGAAATTGAGTAAAGCGTTTATAACTCCACCGCTTTTTGTTGCTTCTCTTATTGTTGGGTTAGTTGCTTGTGCAAGTAGAATCTTCCTATAATAGCCTAATGCTTCTCTTCTATGTGGTGCATCCGCCACGAACCTTAATGTTTCATATAATAGTGCGTCGGTGTGTGGGCATATGTCGTAACAGACCGGGCAAGTGTTCAAATGTTCAGAACAATCATACAGTCTATCAGGCTTGTTCTCTACAAGTTTTATGGCGTGGATTGGACAAGCGGCTTCACATGCGCCACACGCGGTGCAAAAATCATGATCTATTACAAGTCGTTTTAAATCATCGAAAGCTATTAATCTATTTTTGTTTGTCTGCGTTTGCGACTCCTCCATTTAATATTTAGAGAAAGTTATGGCATAAAAGGAAACTGTTGCATTACTGGGTCTATGAGGTTTAAAACTGCTGCTGGATAAACGCCTAAAACGATTATCGCGATGGCAAGGATGAACATTGGAACAAGCAGTTTCTTTGGTTCTTTAATTTTAGTTTCTGTTTCTCGCATCAGTTTTTTTCCATACATATAGTTGATTAGCCTCAAAAGGTATGCAGCTTGGATGACGCTGGTTAAGACGCCTATTACCGCTAGCCAGCCAAGGTTGCCTTCTATTGCTGATGTAAAAACTAAATACTTAGCCATAAAACCAGCAAAGGGTGGAACCCCAGCGAATGAAAAGGCTGATAGAAGTAGAATTAAGCTTGTAAGTGGCATTTTTCTTCCAATTCCAGAAAAGTCTTCTAAAGTTTTGAAGCCCATGCTGTTAAATATTCCTACGGTCATGAACGCGAGGGCTGTTGTTATTCCACCTATAAGGAAGAAGTAGAGGTTCCCCATTATGCCTAGTGGTGTTACGCTTGTTATTGCTACAAGATTGTAGCCTACATCTGCAATACATATGTAAGCGATTAAACGTTTCACGTTTCTTTCGGTCAAAGCGAACAGGTTGCCAACAACCATTGTTAACGCTGAAAGAACTGCAAACAAGAAGTTCCATGGCAAAACGGTTGGCGGGGTCAAAATGTAGATGAGAACTCTTAGCAAGACATAGTAGCTTCCTTGGTCAACGATGGCTGAAAGAAAGGCTGAGGAAGAGGCTGGCGCTGCTGTGTATGCGTCTGGCAACCACATGTGGAATGGCACGACAGCCGCTTCTATCGAGTATCCTGCTGCAATAAAAATGAATGCCATCTCAAGTAAGTGCTTATCCGCAAGAGAAGCCAGTGCATGTTTTACCTCCCAAAAATTAAGCGAACCTGTAAGGGCGTAAATCACTGAAAGCCCATAAATTATGAAGGCTGAAGCTATTATTATCATGATCAGATACTTTAGCGTGGCATGCAATGACTTTGCTGTTTTTTGGTATAGCATTAAGAAGCTTGAGCCAGCGGCTGTTGCTTCCCAAAAAATGAAAAGCGTCAATAAATCGCCAGCAAGGGCTGTTCCTATAACGCAGCCAATAGTCATTAACATAACAGTGTAATAGCGTTCTGAAAGCTCTCCATCAGAACCTATGGAAAAGAGGCTGTATACGGTAACAACTGCCCCTACGCCTGTGAAAATTATCGCCATGTAAACTGACACTGCATCCACCAAAAACCTGCTGGAGAAAATAGTTGAGGAACCTTCAATTAGAGACAGGTTTATAAAAGGCTGAGGGGATGGTTCAGCATAATATTTCAGTGCAAGGTTCGCTACAGTCAGACCGGCGATAACGAAAATTGTTAAGAACCAACAAAGAATCAAAACATTTTTCCCGCTTCCTTTTTTACGAGTAATTTTAACAATTGGAATCGTTAAAAGAGAAAACAAAACGAAGGCGATTATTGGTAAAGATGCATCCAAAAGCTCTATCATCTGCGTTCCTCACTAGACAAAGCTTACGCTTGAAATTAGTTGTATGAAGAATGTGGGCCATATTCCAAGTATAACTGTGAGCACGGCTAGAATAATCATGGCTAACTTCATATAGGGGGGAGCATCGGAAACTTTTTCGTGTTTTGTTTCGCCGAGATAGACGTGGCTTAAAAATCTTAGAGCGTAGGCTAGGGACAAAACTGTGGCTACAAGCATCAGTGCTGTTGGAATGAGATAGAAGTTTTCAATTTTGATTGTTTGAAATGCTCCAACAAATATCAGAAATTCGCTTATGAAACATGCAAATGGTGGTATTCCTGCAATACTTAACGCTGCTATTGTAGAAACGGTGGCTGTAATTGGCATTTTCCCCGCAAGCCCGCCCATTTCACGTATGTCGCGAATTTCAAGTTGTTTCATAACGGCGCCTGCCGACAAAAAGAATAAGCCTTTACTCACGGCATGGTTTACAAGGTGTAAAACTGTTCCTGTGACGGGTTCTTGGAATGGAAAGAGTGAAAGCCCGAAGAGAACATAGCCCATGTGGGCTATGCTAGAATAGGCGATTATCCGTTTTATGTCAGTTTCCACCAAGGCGATTAAGGAACCAAAAAAGGCGGATATTATTCCAAAAATAGTTAATCCGTGCAGGAAGATGTTTCCAAAATCTGTTGCCATCACTGCTGGAAAAACTGTCCCTAGAGATACGCGTAGTATTGCGTAAGCGCCGGCGCTGATTATTACGCCGCTTAATAATGCAGACATGGGTGCAGGTGCTTCGGAATGTGCGTCGGGCAACCACATGTGAACCGGAACTGCAGCCATCTTGACTGCGAAACCAACTGTCAGAGATAGCAGTATCCATTTGACGAGCTCTGGGTTAGCTATCATTAGCGCGGTTTGCGCTTGGAACATGTCCAAGTCGCCTGTGACCATGAATATTGCGCCTATGCCCAATAAGACGAAGACTGCACCAGCGTGGGTGAATATGAAGAATTTGAAGGCTGCTCTGTATGGTTCCTTGTAGCCCCATCCGCCAATTATGAAGTATGATGGTAGAAGCATCAGTTCCCAGCAGAAATAGAATAACATAAGGTTTGATGTAATGAAGACGCCAACAAGCCCTATTGAAAGCAATGTTAAAAGAGCGTAGTATTCAGCTAGCCCCTTCCTCTCTTGCATGTAATTTATTGAAAAGAGCGCGGCTGCTAGAATGAGTATTAGGGTTATTATTGCCATTGAGAGGCTTATTCCGTCTACGAAAAGTGTAAAAGAAGCGTGGAGAACCGGAATCCAATAGTAAGATTCGACATACTTGTGGTCTGTACTGTTTAGGATTGTTGGCACAGTTGTAGAGAAAATTGCGACGTTAATTAGGCATAGTAAGGCTATTAAGAAGGCTGCACTTTTAGGAGATTTTTTGCCTGAAAAATAAACGAATGGAACAGCCAATGCAGGCAAAATTATTGTTAACAAAAGTGTGTTTTGCATTTTTTCGCCTCTTATCTTAGCATTGTAACTATTATTAGTATAAGGATTATCAAAAATCCGATTAGGGCTGCTGCCACATAATGTTCTATAGAGCTAGACCTTATCCTTCTTATTTTAGATGCTGAAGCCAGAGTCTTGTTAG includes:
- a CDS encoding MarR family transcriptional regulator, translating into MVKLNKVDELVIETLKNSDKPLTLAEIAQKTGESEKKVFKALRKLFENEMVDCQNRQYKLANC
- a CDS encoding ABC transporter substrate-binding protein, producing MSKEKLFVIVTSVLLLFGLIPMVNSETVPNPDHMIIARSNLPGNIDPALLWSSNDFELALNVYEPLIFYDRERINSFVPRLATSWNMSADGLNYTFEIRQGVKFHNNDTLTVEDVEYSFERILVMDINWPSAFLYDALFGLAGSRDEYGNIIVNASLLDGAITRTDTTVTFHLSRPYGPFLQVLSVFGFIVNKDWCIAHGEWPGTWNNWTLYNKPENSQINMMNTEPPGPHIDAMCGTGPFMLDYYQRGVNYSLVKFDDYWGGWPAPGANGFLQRVTVRGISDWATRRDLFLSGELDSVDVPRTSWSEVLGQPGVRCVYPLPELVCEAMFFTFNISTSSEYLGVPGGLPPGTFSENGIPPDFFNDINVRRGFAYSFNYTKLINDVLLGDSRQPATPIIPGLLYHNPAQEKYTFNLTKAAEYFQEAWNGQVWANGFNVTILYNVESIIRLRECEILKENVEALNPKFHVQIQGVTWNIYNYLINRHEAPIFIMGWLADFADPHDFAYGFMRSGRVFPAMQNYMNETIDELVDLGVAETNEMLRKEIYYELQRLYFEDCPAVTLFQPIGRRFEREWVQGWYYNTVIGSYGSNYFYVQWKEYIPPISLNSGENIVDDTSSTDTMVLINTTSPGNITINSYDINLEGTIEMGIEVHCVKCVTVETDLPPESITFPIEIRIYYTNQEVISAYVDQSTLRMFYWNGTSWILENDTGVVTPSDIPGYAGYVWAKIYHLSLFAIMGQPPPTTYSLTISTTTGGTTSPTPGTYIYLANSSVQVTAIPDTNYVFDHWELDTINVGSANPYYVLMDNNHTLKAVFTYLPPPPPLSVSISPPSASILVGQLVTFTSTVSGGYTPYAYQWYLNGNPVSGATSSAWAFTPTTSGIYYIYLKVTDDKGNTAQSDTARITVAAIPVGGYSIPINIKANKEPIIPYIMLAAILTMAFTAIKRKTTKK
- a CDS encoding O-methyltransferase — protein: MGKVEKVLSEIESKIKKGKFLPIVGPDRGRILVEIIREIKPKHVLEIGTFIGYSAILMGKELGSDAQLITIEIDPHAAEIAKDNIKKAEIPPKVKVLVGDALEIIPKLRGKFDLVFIDAEKRQYLDYLRLIEDKLHKGSVVIADNVDHAPDYLDYVRHSGKYASKHISASAGGLEVSFKL
- a CDS encoding class I SAM-dependent methyltransferase; this encodes MEKVAESLSPKKNSVYLDLGCGTGNLIQLLISKGAIVYGLDYSFSALKVAYAKMKRQKAAYSAKIHLYRFVDKLPFKDESLDGISAVNFISYIPPYSVQRLVSEVKRVLKKGGRLSLVYVQTVAYTKGVSDYKLLIKQKPLQAITSTPFYLAVALMNLPMKLKTNIIHYKKEYIENLMSKTGFKNIKTTPTYYGKTTLLTT
- a CDS encoding Coenzyme F420 hydrogenase/dehydrogenase, beta subunit C-terminal domain produces the protein MEESQTQTNKNRLIAFDDLKRLVIDHDFCTACGACEAACPIHAIKLVENKPDRLYDCSEHLNTCPVCYDICPHTDALLYETLRFVADAPHRREALGYYRKILLAQATNPTIREATKSGGVINALLNFAINQKIIDSAIVSKVSPSLPIKVKPQISLVPDDALSAVDSKIMPSAVAEAFGRAVFEHGKVHIAFVGIPCHVLALRKLEAWQHKFIDSLEITIGLFCLWTFSIGRLLEYLLQEHNVAANEIKNVDLEGDNYVVTTGNHIFRIPIAKVKPHIMNRCRTCTDFTSELADISVGGAPPLKDWSIIIVRTKKGEDLLNLAVEKEILTTKEIATEPDTLAHLINISTQKRNHALQESRNMEKEGITIPTAAEFHTKPTPTEISILNEMKVEQIMTKNVITLTPTMTINEFFDKVAEHHHIGFPIVSESGKLLGIVTLQDVMKVPKERRNKTSLGEICTKKLVTTFPEESVAEAFEKMNKHNIGRLLVVSKENKETLLGILTRSDITHALRT
- a CDS encoding NADH-quinone oxidoreductase subunit N, which produces MIELLDASLPIIAFVLFSLLTIPIVKITRKKGSGKNVLILCWFLTIFVIAGLTVANLALKYYAEPSPQPFINLSLIEGSSTIFSSRFLVDAVSVYMAIIFTGVGAVVTVYSLFSIGSDGELSERYYTVMLMTIGCVIGTALAGDLLTLFIFWEATAAGSSFLMLYQKTAKSLHATLKYLIMIIIASAFIIYGLSVIYALTGSLNFWEVKHALASLADKHLLEMAFIFIAAGYSIEAAVVPFHMWLPDAYTAAPASSSAFLSAIVDQGSYYVLLRVLIYILTPPTVLPWNFLFAVLSALTMVVGNLFALTERNVKRLIAYICIADVGYNLVAITSVTPLGIMGNLYFFLIGGITTALAFMTVGIFNSMGFKTLEDFSGIGRKMPLTSLILLLSAFSFAGVPPFAGFMAKYLVFTSAIEGNLGWLAVIGVLTSVIQAAYLLRLINYMYGKKLMRETETKIKEPKKLLVPMFILAIAIIVLGVYPAAVLNLIDPVMQQFPFMP